The genomic interval AGTCCACCCATGCCTACTCTTCCATTACTGCTGAACAGTAATTTTTTAGTCCTGGCATTGTAATAAGGCGCTTCCTCGTTCTCCTTAGAATTGATTGTATTGCCCATATTGGAAGCTTCGCTCAAAGTACCGTCACTACGAAGTTTGCAATACCAAAGATCATACTTACCCAATCCACCAGGTCTGTCTGAAGAGAAAATAAGGTATTTTCCGTCTTTGGTTACAAAAGGCTGCATCGAATTAAAGCCTTCCACATTAACCTCTGTACCCAGCACTTTTGGCGCAGCCCAGACCTGTCCTGTACCTTTTGAAACATTAACCTGGTATATCTTTCTATTACCTGCCCCACTCCAGCTCGTCATATACATCACCCTTCCGTTAGGACTGAATGCCGGAGCCGCGAATTCTTTGCCTTTTTCTGGTGCACCTATTTTTTGCACCGTAGTCGATGTTCTTTGCGGATTTCCGGAAGCAGAATAAATTGCATTGATAAAAGGGTTCTCTGCTTTAACAACTTTAGTTTTCATCTTGCTGTCACGGATAGTCTTTGTTTTAGTACCTACTACAACAGGTCTGGATGAAGTAAAATAAAAGTTATTGTTCATCAGTAATGGGGTATAATTAGAACCCTGATCATTAATTTGATTCAGCAGTTTACTGAATTTATATAAGCGTGGATAACGCATTTCATAGAGGGCGAAATTACAGGAAGCAATTTCAAGTTTGGCTTTCTCTGCATAGTCATCATTCGCCTTGTATTTGGTTAAGAATTCTTTAAAAGAAATAATCGCGTCATTAAATTTTTGATTGGAACGCTGACTTTCTCCGAAATAAAATATGCTTAGCACGTACTTAGGGTTACTGAAGTTTCTGGCAATGGCATACCAGGCTTCGGCTCCCCTGAAGTCCTTATAAAGCCGGAGTGAAGATGCTAACTGAAAAACGCAATATTCGTATTCAGGACGCTTCGGACTCTCATTCTTCACCTTAGCCTCAAAAGCATAAGGCACAACGAATCCTATGCTATCAGTTGAAATATTCAGTGCTTTTTTATAGTATTCGGCTGCTGCATAATAATCCTTATTCTGGAAATACACATCAGCAATTCTTTTATTATTGGCTACATATTGGGCCTTTGCTCCTGTACTTAGTAAACAGATCAAAAGCAATAGTCTGAGAGGTTTCATATTTGTGGGTTATAAGCGTGGACAAAAGAAGTTAGGACCTGCAATTCCCTTGCGGCTGGTAAAGGATATTGACAATTCCAATCCACCTTTACTTCCTGATGCACGGTTAAGCCCTGAAGTATTAAAGTCATAACTCACTCCGAAAGTCATATTTTTCAGGTGAAGCCCGAAGAAAGCTATCGCAGCATCTTCAAAACGGTAATTGGAGCCAAACATCAGGTCAGCTTCCGGATTGACATAGAATTGACCATAAGCGCCAACCGAAGTTTCATGCGCATTCCCCTGTTTCATATAAAGTCCATTAGGAGTGATATCAAATACATCACTCACTTTGACACGGGCACCACCATGCGCAGCATAGCGGATAGGTATTCTGATTTCACTCCCGAGGAAACGGTCAATCG from Pedobacter sp. WC2423 carries:
- a CDS encoding OmpA family protein encodes the protein MKPLRLLLLICLLSTGAKAQYVANNKRIADVYFQNKDYYAAAEYYKKALNISTDSIGFVVPYAFEAKVKNESPKRPEYEYCVFQLASSLRLYKDFRGAEAWYAIARNFSNPKYVLSIFYFGESQRSNQKFNDAIISFKEFLTKYKANDDYAEKAKLEIASCNFALYEMRYPRLYKFSKLLNQINDQGSNYTPLLMNNNFYFTSSRPVVVGTKTKTIRDSKMKTKVVKAENPFINAIYSASGNPQRTSTTVQKIGAPEKGKEFAAPAFSPNGRVMYMTSWSGAGNRKIYQVNVSKGTGQVWAAPKVLGTEVNVEGFNSMQPFVTKDGKYLIFSSDRPGGLGKYDLWYCKLRSDGTLSEASNMGNTINSKENEEAPYYNARTKKLLFSSNGRVGMGGLDFYESSGDFGAWSEPRNLGFPFNSSKDDAYFTPADSEDSEGYISSDRESVCCLEIFHVKKDFLTVEGTVLDCKTNLPLDSAVVTLSDSVQIIKVITQADGKYRFRVNSNRQIRIKAEKNLYFRKVLSYNYDELAKLDTLLNPRICLDGFIINKPVILENILYDFNSYKLNPASEVILDKLYQKLVDNETLEIELSAHTDNVGKDAYNLKLSERRAQSCVDYLVRKGIAASRITTKGYGFSKPIAPNQLPSGKDNPQGRQLNRRTEFKVTKQ